From a single Paraburkholderia sp. D15 genomic region:
- the metC gene encoding cystathionine beta-lyase, whose amino-acid sequence MAVNAAKAAVPSPYTPKLERFADATRLMLAGRDPGAYHGFVNPPVYHGSTVLSPTTHDLLNRTQPYIYGRRGTPTSDALEHALCELEGGAGAVLCPSGLSACTLALLTCLSPGDHLLMTANVYGPVRHACDGVLRRMGIDTTYYDPLVGADLAPLIRPRTRAIYVESPGSYTFEVQDVATLANVAHAHGLTVIADNSWATPLFYRPHDHGVDLSIQAGTKYLVGHSDAMLGTVSANAASWPALKQLHGDLGLCVGPDDMYLALRGLRTLGVRLRQHQDNAHAVASWLRQQPQVNGVLYPAFDDCPGHALWKRDFKGASGLFSVILHAAPDAALAAMLDPLELVGLGYSWGGFESLAVPFDLAEHRIASHWPEGSIGVRLHIGLEDPADLIADLAAGLQRFSAACPAREDAATC is encoded by the coding sequence ATGGCCGTGAACGCCGCCAAGGCGGCCGTGCCGTCGCCGTACACGCCGAAGCTGGAGCGGTTCGCCGACGCGACCCGGCTCATGCTCGCCGGGCGCGATCCCGGCGCGTATCACGGCTTCGTCAACCCGCCGGTCTATCACGGCTCGACGGTGCTGAGCCCGACCACGCACGATCTGCTCAACCGGACCCAGCCGTACATCTACGGCCGGCGCGGCACGCCGACCTCGGACGCGCTCGAGCATGCGCTGTGCGAGCTCGAAGGCGGCGCGGGCGCGGTGCTGTGTCCGTCGGGGCTGTCCGCGTGCACGCTCGCGCTGCTGACGTGCCTGTCGCCGGGCGATCATCTGCTGATGACCGCGAACGTCTACGGCCCGGTGCGCCATGCCTGCGACGGGGTGCTGCGGCGCATGGGCATCGACACCACGTACTACGATCCGCTCGTCGGCGCCGACCTCGCGCCGCTGATCCGGCCGCGCACGCGGGCCATCTACGTCGAGTCGCCGGGTTCGTACACGTTCGAGGTGCAGGACGTCGCGACCCTCGCGAACGTCGCGCACGCGCACGGCCTCACGGTGATCGCCGACAACAGCTGGGCCACCCCGCTGTTCTACCGGCCGCACGATCATGGCGTCGATCTGTCGATCCAGGCCGGCACCAAATACCTGGTCGGCCATTCCGATGCGATGCTCGGCACGGTGTCGGCGAATGCCGCGTCGTGGCCCGCGCTCAAGCAACTGCACGGCGATCTCGGCCTGTGCGTCGGCCCGGACGACATGTACCTCGCGCTGCGCGGGCTGCGTACGCTGGGCGTGCGTCTGCGTCAGCATCAGGACAACGCGCATGCGGTGGCGAGCTGGCTCCGGCAGCAGCCGCAGGTCAACGGCGTGCTGTATCCCGCGTTCGACGACTGTCCCGGCCACGCGTTATGGAAGCGCGACTTCAAGGGCGCGTCCGGGCTGTTCTCGGTGATCCTGCACGCCGCGCCCGACGCCGCGCTCGCCGCGATGCTGGACCCGCTCGAACTGGTCGGCCTCGGCTACTCGTGGGGCGGTTTCGAAAGCCTCGCGGTGCCGTTCGATCTCGCCGAGCATCGGATCGCGTCGCACTGGCCGGAGGGCAGCATCGGCGTGCGTCTGCATATCGGTCTCGAAGATCCCGCCGACCTGATCGCCGACCTCGCCGCCGGCCTGCAACGCTTCAGCGCCGCCTGCCCCGCGCGGGAGGATGCCGCGACATGCTGA
- a CDS encoding pyridoxal 5'-phosphate synthase: MTPFQARLTSIKTLAGARQPFDTQAVPDTPQALFSDWFDAAVEAKANEPQVMTLSTIDDDGTPDARSVVLLNMDEQGWHFAANATSPKGRQLTQRPNAAITFYWPATAQQVRIRGTVQRLSEDACRADFMSRPERSRASILIGRQSEVLESADDLRHALHEQLARVAAQPDLVSPHWGMYALSPREVEFWQSDAERRFTRLRYRRAGATWERSLLWP, translated from the coding sequence ATGACACCCTTTCAAGCCCGCCTGACGTCGATCAAGACGCTCGCCGGCGCCCGTCAACCGTTCGACACGCAGGCCGTGCCGGACACCCCGCAGGCGCTCTTCTCGGACTGGTTCGACGCCGCCGTCGAAGCGAAGGCCAACGAGCCGCAGGTGATGACGCTCTCCACGATCGACGACGACGGCACGCCCGACGCGCGTTCGGTCGTGCTGCTGAACATGGACGAGCAAGGCTGGCATTTCGCCGCCAACGCGACGAGCCCGAAGGGCCGTCAACTGACGCAGCGGCCAAACGCCGCGATCACGTTCTACTGGCCCGCCACCGCGCAGCAGGTGCGCATTCGCGGCACGGTACAGCGGCTGTCCGAGGACGCGTGCCGCGCGGACTTCATGTCGCGCCCGGAACGCTCGCGCGCCAGCATCCTGATCGGCCGTCAGAGCGAAGTGCTGGAGAGCGCCGACGATCTGCGCCACGCGCTGCACGAACAGCTCGCACGGGTCGCCGCGCAGCCCGATCTGGTGTCGCCGCACTGGGGCATGTATGCGCTGTCGCCGCGCGAGGTGGAGTTCTGGCAATCGGATGCCGAACGCCGCTTCACGCGGCTGCGTTACCGCCGCGCCGGCGCGACGTGGGAGCGCAGCCTGCTATGGCCGTGA
- a CDS encoding CoA ester lyase gives MPLLNRRPPQLRRSWLFLAGHDRDTLLAGPQTGADVLVQELETFTPPARRPDAHRIADEVLKCWREAGVLTSVRVNPLDNGGLDDLRAVMRSRPDIIMMSFVSTPEQVVALDEAVSRYEAEYDIQPGSTELVPNIESPLGVVNTMAIARCSKRISAVLVGTEDMVADLGAQRTHAGHELDYVRSRFLLECAAVGVTAIDCPYSYADVEGAEADMRTSRALGYKAKAIVNAPLTPIVNRVLTPTAAEVALARRVIETFDTAREQSNGKRVAAAVVDGFLAEVPDYLAAHRLLARATQFGIA, from the coding sequence ATGCCCCTGCTCAACCGACGTCCTCCGCAGTTGCGCCGTTCCTGGCTGTTCCTGGCCGGTCACGATCGCGACACCCTGCTCGCCGGGCCGCAAACCGGCGCCGACGTCCTCGTTCAGGAACTCGAAACCTTCACGCCGCCGGCGCGCCGGCCGGACGCGCATCGCATCGCGGACGAAGTCCTGAAGTGCTGGCGCGAAGCCGGCGTGCTGACCTCGGTGCGCGTCAATCCGCTCGATAACGGCGGCCTCGACGATCTGCGCGCGGTGATGCGCAGCCGTCCGGACATCATCATGATGTCGTTCGTGTCGACGCCCGAACAGGTCGTCGCGCTCGACGAAGCGGTCAGCCGCTACGAAGCCGAATACGACATCCAGCCGGGTTCGACCGAACTCGTGCCGAACATCGAATCGCCGCTCGGCGTGGTCAACACGATGGCGATCGCGCGGTGCAGCAAGCGCATCTCGGCGGTGCTGGTCGGCACCGAGGACATGGTCGCGGACCTCGGCGCGCAACGCACGCATGCCGGTCACGAACTCGACTACGTGCGTTCGCGCTTCCTGCTCGAATGCGCGGCGGTCGGCGTGACCGCGATCGACTGCCCGTACAGCTACGCCGATGTCGAAGGCGCGGAGGCCGACATGCGCACCTCGCGCGCGCTCGGCTACAAGGCGAAGGCGATCGTCAACGCGCCGCTCACGCCGATCGTCAACCGCGTGCTGACGCCGACGGCCGCCGAAGTCGCATTGGCCCGGCGTGTGATCGAAACCTTCGACACCGCCCGCGAACAATCGAACGGCAAGCGGGTCGCCGCCGCGGTGGTGGACGGCTTTCTCGCCGAAGTCCCCGACTATCTCGCCGCGCACCGGCTGCTCGCGCGCGCCACGCAATTCGGCATTGCGTAA